From the bacterium genome, the window TCTTTCCCTGGCCATCGCCGCCTGCGAATCCCAGAAGGGATCCACCGCCAACGTGCTGCGGGCCGGCCTGGAAAAGCATATGGCCGTGCAGAACAGCGACCTGACCTCTGACAAAAAACACGCCGAGGTCCAGCGGGCCATCGAAGAAGCCAACATGCTGGAGACCCCGCTATTGGAGCGCAACCTGATAATGCTGACCACCATCGCCTCCATCGGCACCATGGTCGGACTGCTGGGAACCACCGTCGGCATGATCCGGTCCTTCCAGGCCATGTCCAACGCCGGAGCCCCGGACGCCTCGCAGCTGGCACTGGGCATCTCCGAGGCCCTGATCAACACCGCCGGCGGCCTGCTCAACGGAATCGGCGGCATCGTGGCCAACAACTTCTTCATGAACAAAGTGTCCCAGTTCCAGTTCGCCACCGATGAGGCGATCTACGAGATGCAGCAGCTTCTGACCATAGGAGAAAAATAAGATGTCGGTAAAGATGAAACGTCGGGCCAGAATCGTCATGGATATGACCCCGATGGTTGACATCGCCTTTCTGCTGGTAATCTTTTTCATGTCCACTTACAACGCCAGGCCACCGATCACCGTGGATGTGGTGCTGCCGGAGTCGCGGTCCCCGTTCAAGGTGCCGGAAGCCAACGTGATGATGGTGAATGTGCTGGCCCCGGAAGAAGCCAAGGCTTTGGCCGAAAGCATCGGGCCCACCACCCTGGTCACTTTGATCAACAACATCCGGGAAGCCTCACTGCAGCCCGAGGCTACGGTGGAGATGCTTAAGGGCATGAGCGGAACCCTGATGCCGCTGGCCTCCGCGGAATTGCTGATGGATATTGTAAAGTCGCCGGGCAAACCGCTTAGCCGGGGCCGGGCGGCCGAACTGGCCATCACCGAGGTGCGGCGCAGCGGGAGTTTTGTCACCAAACTGGCCAATCAGGAGATAGCTTCCCTAACGCCGGAGCAGATGAATGCCAGGATCGACAGCATGATGATCTGGTATGCCACCGGACGCGATGTCTCACAGCCCCTGCCCTTGGACCAGGTGGGCAGCACGGTGGTGGAGGAGCGCATCAAGAATCCCAAGCTGATGATGGTGATGATGGTGGACAAGAACTGTCTCTCCGGCAAGATGCTGGACCTGACCAAGATACTGCAGAAACAGGATGTCAACATGCTGAGATTCAGCTTAGTTACTAACCTTAAAACTGACGCCAAAGCTACCTTTGGCGAGGAAGGGAGGTGATGGCATGGGCGCAGTAGACATGGGGCCACAAGAAAGCGGTAAAAAGGGCCCCGGACTTCGAAAACGCAAAGGACGGCCAGGCATAGTCATGGATATGACGCCGATGGTGGACATAGGCTTTTTGCTGGTGATCTTCTTCATGACCACCACCAGATTCCGGGAACCCCAGGCCATCGAGATCAACCTGCCGCCTGAGATAGCCACCGAGAATCAAAAGCCGGTCAAGGAATCAAACGTGCTGACCATAAACATCATGGGCGACGGCACCATTCTTCAGAACATAGCCAACGATGTGCCGTCCCCGGTAGCTTTCGATTCTCTGGATTACCTGGTATCAAAGGTCAAACTGGACAATCTCAATAAACAGCCGGCCCATTTGGACGGACGCACCGGAGTCATGTACGAAAGCGGCTCCGAGTTCCTCCAGCGCTACCAGGCCTTTAAGGACAAGAACAAGGACAAGGAAATCCCCCGTCCGGTGCTGGACAGTTTGAACAAGGTGCGGGACGAGAAGATCTGCCGCCTGACAGTGCTGATCAAGGTCAGCCGCGAGAGCAGTTACAACAACGTGGTGGCGGTGATGGATGCGGTCCAGCAGAACCAGGTGGCCCGGTTTTCCATCACCGAGCAGACCTCGGATGACCTCAAGGCCATCGAGGACGCTAAAAAGAAGGCCGGCCAAGCCAAGAAAGGAGGCAAATAATCATGCAAGTAACAGCTGAAATATTTTTGCCTGTGATCGGGGCGCTGGTGGGCACATTGATAGCCACCTTCGTGATAATGCTTCAATCCAGGCAGACGGCGGCCATCGGATTCGGAGTGAAGCAGTCCAAGATACTGATGCCGCTGAATCTAAAAAAATCCATGCTGCTGACCCTGTCATCGTCGCTGATGCTGATACTGGGCGGGCTTTCCTACTTTGCGGTCAACGCTTACATCGAAGCCCACAAGCCGGTGGTGGATGCCCCGATGGTCAGGATAACCTACAGCCAGCTGGGAGCACCGCCATCCTTGACCGGGTCTGAAGTGGCCCAGGAAAAGATCTCGGCCACCGCACCGGGAGCGGCCCCCACCCAGGGCGTTCCCAAGCCGGTGCCTGATGAACAGGCGGGCGACGAGGATGCCGCCACCCAGTCCCAGATGGGCGCCATGTCGGCCGGGTTGGCCACTTCGGGCGAAGCCACTGCTACCGGGGCCACCGTCGGCGAGGAAGAGGTCTACGCCGGCAAGGGCGAGTTCAAGGCAATGGAGAAGACCCCGGAGATCGTGAAAAAAGTGGCTCCGGTATACCCCTCCATGGCTAAATCGAGAGGCTCATCCGGCAAGGTCATCCTGTATCTGCTGATCGACACCGACGGACATGTCAAGCAGGCCGATGTGGCGAAAAGCTCGGGTTTTGACGACCTGGATGAAGCCGCGGTAGCCGCAGCCAAACAGTGCATCTTTACTCCGGCCATGGCTCCGGGAGGCAAGGCGGTCAGAGTTTGGGTGATGTATCCGGTTACCTTTACTTTGGACTAGGGAAAACAGCAATATCGGTTTTTGCCCCGGACAGAACTAAGGTTTTGTTCGGGGCATGTTGCATAAGCCTACGGTCTTGTGGTTTCTTGAGAACTCATCCCCCGCCCCCTTCTCTTTGTTTCGACAATACTCAGCACAAGTCAAAGAGAAGGGGTGAAGGGGTTGAGTTTGGTTTAAAAGTATAAATAATCGGTTCCTGACAGAATTCATACACTACATTCAACCTTTAACCCAGGAGGACAAATGAAAAGAACGATCCTGATGCTGGCCTTGGCCCTGACGGTCTTTAGCGGCCAGGCCCTGGCCAAGAAATACGCCACCCTGGTCACCGAGTTCGGGGACATCAAACTGGAGCTGGCCACCAAGAGCTCGCCCAAGACAGTGGCCAACTTCATCGCCAAGGCCAAGGCCGGAGCCTTTGACGGGACCACCTTCCACCGGCTGGTGCCGGGTTTCGTGATCCAGGGCGGGGACCCGCTTTCCAAGGATGCCGACCAGACCAACGACGGTTTCGGCGGCGACAAGATGGGGGTGGAGCCCAGAAAACTTTCCAACAAGCGGGGCACGGTGTCCATGGCCTCGTCATCCCGCAAGCAGCCGATAGCCGACCAGTCTGACGCCCAGTTCTTCATCAACCTGGACGACGGATGCGCCCGGCTGGACGGCATGGGGTTCATTCCGTTCGCCCGGGTGGTGAAGGGGATGGAAGTGGTGGATACCATTGCCAAGCAGCCCCGGGACGAGAATGACCGGCCGCTGAAGAATGTGGTGATCAAGAAGGTTGTGATCAGCGAGGGGAAATAATAGTTTAGGGATTTTGTAAAAAGGCCGAAGCAAACGCTTCGGCCTTTTTATTTTCATTTACCCCTTGACAAACGGCGGGAAATGGTGTATCATATAGCTGTATTAGTCAGGTAAATATTTTAACCCTTTAATCTGGTCCTGTGAGGCCAGGAAGGCTTTATTCATGAAAACCGTAATACATCGACCTCTCGGACCCACGCTGTAAAGCGCAGGACGGGAGGTTTTTTTTATTGCCAACCGGGGTTATACTTGCCACTAAGGCACAAAGGCACAAAACTATTTCCCATTTACAATTTATTAGCTTCCTTAGAGCCTTAGTGTCT encodes:
- a CDS encoding MotA/TolQ/ExbB proton channel family protein translates to MLKGLAEAPFIVKILLMGALPAVVALGLGLALAFSKKMGLVTLFLYLIGGAVSYVIFNTLPKYIQDGGPIVMILILLLVLLITYVIERSFTLARARGAKPIPVFMQEFREHLRSGNLSLAIAACESQKGSTANVLRAGLEKHMAVQNSDLTSDKKHAEVQRAIEEANMLETPLLERNLIMLTTIASIGTMVGLLGTTVGMIRSFQAMSNAGAPDASQLALGISEALINTAGGLLNGIGGIVANNFFMNKVSQFQFATDEAIYEMQQLLTIGEK
- a CDS encoding biopolymer transporter ExbD, translated to MSVKMKRRARIVMDMTPMVDIAFLLVIFFMSTYNARPPITVDVVLPESRSPFKVPEANVMMVNVLAPEEAKALAESIGPTTLVTLINNIREASLQPEATVEMLKGMSGTLMPLASAELLMDIVKSPGKPLSRGRAAELAITEVRRSGSFVTKLANQEIASLTPEQMNARIDSMMIWYATGRDVSQPLPLDQVGSTVVEERIKNPKLMMVMMVDKNCLSGKMLDLTKILQKQDVNMLRFSLVTNLKTDAKATFGEEGR
- a CDS encoding biopolymer transporter ExbD, with amino-acid sequence MGAVDMGPQESGKKGPGLRKRKGRPGIVMDMTPMVDIGFLLVIFFMTTTRFREPQAIEINLPPEIATENQKPVKESNVLTINIMGDGTILQNIANDVPSPVAFDSLDYLVSKVKLDNLNKQPAHLDGRTGVMYESGSEFLQRYQAFKDKNKDKEIPRPVLDSLNKVRDEKICRLTVLIKVSRESSYNNVVAVMDAVQQNQVARFSITEQTSDDLKAIEDAKKKAGQAKKGGK
- a CDS encoding energy transducer TonB produces the protein MQVTAEIFLPVIGALVGTLIATFVIMLQSRQTAAIGFGVKQSKILMPLNLKKSMLLTLSSSLMLILGGLSYFAVNAYIEAHKPVVDAPMVRITYSQLGAPPSLTGSEVAQEKISATAPGAAPTQGVPKPVPDEQAGDEDAATQSQMGAMSAGLATSGEATATGATVGEEEVYAGKGEFKAMEKTPEIVKKVAPVYPSMAKSRGSSGKVILYLLIDTDGHVKQADVAKSSGFDDLDEAAVAAAKQCIFTPAMAPGGKAVRVWVMYPVTFTLD
- a CDS encoding peptidylprolyl isomerase; amino-acid sequence: MKRTILMLALALTVFSGQALAKKYATLVTEFGDIKLELATKSSPKTVANFIAKAKAGAFDGTTFHRLVPGFVIQGGDPLSKDADQTNDGFGGDKMGVEPRKLSNKRGTVSMASSSRKQPIADQSDAQFFINLDDGCARLDGMGFIPFARVVKGMEVVDTIAKQPRDENDRPLKNVVIKKVVISEGK